A window of the Catenulispora sp. GP43 genome harbors these coding sequences:
- a CDS encoding sensor domain-containing protein, translating into MAILAAAVLTTTACGGSGKAASSAASPGVPVASTGTTADTAPASSTATTAGTAAATASTSVLDATLTTDQISKLLLTGKDESGYTYDPSQDGKEITNTQDVVTTGGSACQTFVDAFEGLRSKYGTSAEVDRQLTNASTGQAIEDSVMAVGTADRALEMISDLTTGIKDCKSLTVTQSGLSVSMAPTAIPEMVRDGQVGYINYLNGGGKTSLMASEVVHVGTAVSVIAIIEPPTNDNAALQQLGTTLVHLSDVQVERLKNAQGL; encoded by the coding sequence ATGGCCATCCTCGCGGCAGCCGTCTTGACGACCACGGCATGCGGGGGTTCAGGGAAAGCCGCCTCGTCTGCGGCGAGTCCAGGCGTGCCGGTCGCATCGACGGGCACGACGGCCGACACTGCGCCGGCCTCATCGACGGCGACGACGGCCGGCACTGCGGCAGCAACGGCCTCCACCAGCGTCCTTGACGCCACACTGACTACCGATCAGATCAGCAAGCTTCTGCTTACCGGCAAGGACGAATCCGGCTATACCTATGACCCGTCGCAGGACGGTAAGGAGATTACGAACACTCAGGATGTCGTAACGACCGGAGGCAGCGCCTGTCAGACGTTCGTGGACGCATTTGAGGGCCTGCGCTCGAAGTACGGGACGAGCGCCGAGGTTGACCGCCAGCTCACAAATGCCTCCACTGGCCAGGCGATAGAGGACTCAGTGATGGCGGTCGGGACCGCTGATAGGGCCCTGGAGATGATCTCCGACTTGACCACGGGTATTAAGGACTGCAAGAGCTTGACCGTGACCCAGTCAGGCCTTTCGGTCTCCATGGCGCCCACTGCGATCCCGGAGATGGTCAGAGACGGCCAGGTTGGCTACATCAACTACCTGAACGGCGGGGGGAAGACTAGTTTGATGGCTTCCGAGGTGGTCCACGTCGGCACGGCGGTTTCGGTGATCGCTATCATCGAGCCCCCGACGAACGACAACGCAGCGTTGCAGCAGTTGGGCACGACGCTCGTCCACCTGTCCGATGTCCAGGTCGAGCGGCTGAAGAATGCACAAGGCCTTTAG
- a CDS encoding NUDIX hydrolase yields the protein MHWRSHGRRSVYESDWVNVWLEDVEIPGVGRIEHHVLTMPRPSTTAVVTDAEGRILLMWRHRFITDEWGWEVPAGWADPGEAPEDAIRREIEEETGWRPAEVSRLIGYNALSGISTMRFTAYHATKCTYVGPPSDPSESTRIEWFTPEDAAKLIADGQVPDGPSLTALTFYLALGRGSVT from the coding sequence TTGCATTGGCGCAGTCACGGACGCCGGTCCGTCTACGAGAGTGACTGGGTCAACGTCTGGCTGGAAGACGTCGAGATCCCCGGTGTCGGTCGTATTGAACACCATGTCTTGACGATGCCGCGTCCATCGACGACGGCCGTGGTTACTGACGCCGAGGGCCGCATCCTGCTCATGTGGCGACATCGGTTCATCACCGATGAGTGGGGTTGGGAAGTACCGGCTGGCTGGGCGGACCCCGGGGAAGCTCCGGAGGATGCAATCCGACGTGAGATTGAGGAGGAGACGGGTTGGCGCCCCGCCGAAGTCTCCAGGCTGATTGGGTATAACGCGCTCAGCGGGATCTCAACCATGAGGTTCACGGCCTACCACGCCACGAAGTGCACCTATGTAGGACCGCCATCTGACCCGAGCGAATCGACGCGGATCGAATGGTTCACGCCGGAGGATGCCGCGAAGCTGATCGCCGATGGTCAGGTGCCAGACGGTCCGTCCCTGACAGCCCTAACGTTCTATCTCGCCTTGGGCCGGGGATCGGTGACGTAG